The following proteins are encoded in a genomic region of Musa acuminata AAA Group cultivar baxijiao chromosome BXJ2-11, Cavendish_Baxijiao_AAA, whole genome shotgun sequence:
- the LOC135628021 gene encoding heavy metal-associated isoprenylated plant protein 35-like, with product MASGEEPSESLKYKTWVLKVSIHCEGCKKKVKRILRSIPGVYDSEIDARQHKVTVKAIVDAETLIKKLSKSGKQAKLWPEKKPSNQDPNTGDNSSKKESKASSKPKEPSENPEKKTILSETSAAVTAAAAAPAKASDANKTEAGAKPQTEPAKADSKPEESNTEEPQISDAKKADTATQQPEKPAAAVDSTEKSSAVSEASSDNGGGKKKGNKSQKRSSEDVGTNSNRGSINPPPPPPPQHTYSHPTYPPPPAYVMSYNMAQPTVSQAYYASPMPPSSQGYVYMPYPPPPEFYYGSMEPSLPAPMQPPHDNVFSDENPNACNLM from the exons ATGGCATCAGGAGAAGAGCCTTCAGAATCTCTCAAATACAAG ACTTGGGTGTTAAAGGTCTCCATCCACTGTGAAGGATGCAAGAAGAAGGTGAAGAGAATCCTCAGAAGCATTCCAG GCGTTTATGATTCGGAGATCGACGCAAGGCAGCACAAAGTCACAGTCAAGGCCATTGTCGATGCTGAAACTCTCATCAAGAAGCTATCCAAGTCGGGCAAGCAGGCTAAGCTGTGGCCGGAGAAGAAACCCAGCAACCAAGATCCCAACACTGGCGACAACAGCAGTAAGAAGGAGAGCAAAGCCTCCTCTAAACCCAAAGAGCCATCAGAGAACCCTGAGAAGAAGACAATCCTTTCTGAGACTAGCGCTGCTgtcactgctgccgccgccgcccctGCCAAGGCTTCGGATGCTAACAAAACCGAAGCTGGAGCCAAACCTCAAACAGAGCCTGCAAAAGCCGATAGCAAACCCGAGGAGAGCAACACAGAAGAGCCCCAGATTTCTGATGCAAAGAAGGCTGACACTGCTACTCAGCAGCCTGAGAAGCCGGCCGCTGCGGTTGACAGCACTGAGAAGAGTTCCGCAGTCAGTGAAGCGAGCAGCGATAACGGTGGCGGTAAGAAGAAAGGCAACAAGTCACAGAAACGGAGCTCCGAGGACGTCGGAACGAATTCAAATCGCGGCAGTATcaacccaccaccaccaccaccaccgcagcACACGTACTCCCACCCGACGTACCCCCCGCCTCCGGCGTACGTCATGAGCTACAACATGGCGCAACCCACCGTCAGCCAAGCCTACTACGCTTCGCCGATGCCGCCGTCCTCGCAGGGGTACGTGTACATGCCATATCCTCCGCCTCCGGAGTTCTACTACGGCTCCATGGAGCCTAGCTTGCCGGCACCGATGCAGCCGCCGCATGACAACGTGTTCAGCGACGAGAACCCGAATGCATGCAATCTTATGTGA
- the LOC135627194 gene encoding uncharacterized protein LOC135627194 has translation MAIDLFDGSDSSTDEAELTTIKVDENYARRLEHNKRREALQRLQELKKRGLAGGSDGSEESSGDDDDEDEEPDKSGKNDVKFFETLVRVKKKDPAILSDNVKVYSSDEEEDEKPRAAKKERPLYLKDVNARHLIEEGPEFEEKPFKYDSKVYNKEQAEGIKAFLEAEKAAFAYVDDEDDILKMKEKAGEAEKDENTQKMDQNLDEYFGKNDDLSDNEKFLKEYLRNRMWIGEEKDKKPSFDDLFGVSEDEDELDKQDKFEADYNFRFEEGGTDRVLGHSRVIEGSVRKKTSSRKLQRKSKEERMAQAEFERKEELKHLKNLKKKEIQEKLEKIRAIAGIGDDGTVKLDEDDLEEDFDPEQYDKKMKEMFGDVYYDAEDVDPGFGSQEDEDLEKPDFDMEDELLGLPKGWDTSGTEGFEATRKRILKQREEEEPEKEDGKRKRKRKISLKEKVELDKELEEYYKLDYEDTIGDLKTRFKYKSVPANRFGMQPEEILMANDKDLNQYVSLKKLAPYREKEWKVTYHQKLKKDLILHGEKSDQKSSKKSKPKGISVSTEPDKEKQVPEMEEPNDEEVNNSSRRSRRRRRQAELKLSRSRLMAYGKIPSK, from the coding sequence ATGGCGATCGATCTGTTCGATGGATCGGATTCGAGCACTGACGAAGCCGAGCTTACCACTATCAAGGTCGACGAGAACTACGCGCGGCGGTTGGAGCACAACAAGCGCCGCGAGGCCCTTCAGCGGCTGCAGGAACTCAAGAAGCGCGGCCTCGCCGGTGGCTCTGACGGCTCCGAGGAGTCCTCCGGTGATGATGACGATGAAGACGAGGAACCAGATAAGTCCGGCAAGAACGACGTCAAGTTCTTCGAGACCCTCGTCAGGGTCAAGAAAAAGGACCCCGCCATCCTATCCGACAACGTGAAGGTCTATTCCTCcgatgaggaggaggatgagaagcCAAGGGCTGCCAAAAAGGAGCGACCTTTGTACCTGAAGGACGTCAACGCTCGACATTTGATTGAAGAGGGGCCAGAATTTGAGGAGAAGCCATTCAAATATGACTCGAAGGTCTACAACAAGGAACAGGCTGAGGGGATAAAGGCATTCTTGGAAGCGGAGAAGGCAGCTTTCGCATACGTCGACGATGAGGATGATATCCTGAAGATGAAGGAGAAGGCTGGAGAAGCAGAGAAGGACGAGAACACCCAAAAGATGGATCAGAACTTGGATGAGTATTTCGGGAAGAACGATGATCTGAGCGATAATGAGAAGTTCTTAAAGGAATACCTGCGGAACAGAATGTGGATTGGCGAGGAAAAGGATAAGAAGCCTTCTTTTGATGATCTCTTTGGTGTTTCAGAGGATGAGGATGAGCTGGACAAGCAGGATAAGTTCGAGGCTGATTACAACTTCAGGTTTGAGGAAGGGGGTACAGACCGAGTGTTGGGTCACTCGAGGGTCATCGAGGGATCAGTGAGGAAGAAGACGAGCAGTAGGAAATTGCAAAGGAAGAGCAAGGAGGAGAGAATGGCACAGGCAGAGTTCGAGAGGAAGGAGGAGCTGAAGCACCTGAAGAACCTGAAGAAGAAGGAGATCCAGGAGAAGCTCGAGAAGATCAGAGCAATTGCTGGGATCGGAGATGATGGGACTGTCAAGCTAGATGAAGATGATCTGGAGGAGGACTTTGATCCTGAGCAATATGATAAGAAGATGAAAGAGATGTTTGGGGATGTTTATTATGATGCTGAGGATGTCGATCCTGGATTTGGGAGTCAGGAAGATGAGGATTTGGAGAAACCAGACTTCGACATGGAGGATGAGTTGCTTGGGCTTCCCAAGGGTTGGGATACCAGTGGAACTGAGGGGTTTGAAGCAACTAGGAAAAGGATATTGAAACAGAGGGAGGAAGAGGAACCAGAGAAAGAGGATggtaagaggaagaggaagcgtaAAATCTCTCTCAAGGAGAAGGTGGAGCTTGATAAGGAATTGGAGGAGTACTATAAATTGGATTATGAAGATACAATCGGGGACCTCAAAACTCGATTCAAATATAAGTCTGTTCCAGCTAATAGATTTGGGATGCAGCCTGAGGAGATTTTAATGGCAAATGACAAGGACTTGAACCAATATGTTTCTCTGAAGAAGTTAGCACCATATAGGGAGAAAGAGTGGAAGGTCACATATCATCAGAAGTTGAAGAAGGATTTGATTCTTCATGGAGAAAAATCCGACCAGAAGAGCAGCAAGAAGAGCAAACCAAAGGGAATTTCTGTTTCTACAGAGCCAGACAAGGAAAAACAGGTACCTGAGATGGAGGAACCAAATGATGAGGAAGTAAATAACTCATCTAGGCGTAGTAGAAGAAGACGCCGCCAAGCAGAATTGAAACTGTCGAGATCCAGGCTTATGGCATATGGAAAAATACCTTCAAAATAA